The sequence CAGGCGGGCACGTCGCAGGCACAGGGTGGTGCGCGCCGAGCGCCGCCACCACGACTGGGTGTGGGAGCTGATCGGCTTCCTCATCTGCGTGGCGATCGCAATGATCGTCTTCTTTGCGGTCCCCACGATCGTCACCCCCTGAAGGCGGGCGCCGGCGACCGCCGGCCCCCGAGCACGGATGCCCACGACCGCCGGCCCGCAGGCACGGCCCCCATGACCGTCACCCCTGAGGACGGGGCCCGGCGACCGTCAGGCCGCAGGCACGATCGTCACCCCCTGAGGACGGGGCCCGGCGACCGTCAGGCCGCAGGCGCGGGTCCCGTCGTGAGATCGGGCCCCGGGATCTTGAGGTGTCGCATTGGCGACATGTCGCATTTTTGGCAGGCCGAAACCCGTGACGTGAGAGAGTCCCGTCGCCCACTCTCGTGATCAGCAGTACCGAATCACGGAAGGCCCCTCATGCACTGGCTCGCGCGTCTTACCGCCGCCGGAGCGGCACTCTCCCTCGCCCTACCGGCGTTACCGTCCGGAGCCGAGACCGCTTCCGCCCCGCCCCCGGCCGCCGGTCTCCACCGGATCACCCTGATCACCGGCGACGTGGTGACCGTCCGCCAGGCCGCGGCCGGGAAGTGGGCCGTCACGGTCGATCCCGCCAAGGGCCGGGAGAAGGTCAGGTTCACCACCCACGACCTCGACGGGAAGCTTCAGGTGCTGCCCGACGACATGGTCCCGTACGTGGCCGAGAACCTGGTCGACAAGGGTCTTTTCGCCGTCGGCGACCTGATCGAGCAGGGGTACGACGACGCCGGCAGCCGCACGCTGCCGCTGCTGCTCGCCTACGACAAGGGCGCACGGACCTCCGGCGCCCTGCCCGGCGCCAAGGCGGGGACCGAGCTGGAAAGCATCGGCGCGCGGGCGGTGGACGCCGGCAAGGGCGAGCTGGCCGCGTTCTGGAAGGCCGTCGAGGCGGCGCCGTCGGCCCGCTCCGGCGGGCCCCGGCTGGCCTCGGGAATCCGGAAGATCTGGCTGGACGCCAAGGTCACCGCGGACCTGGAGCACAGCGTTCCGCAGATCGGCGCCCCCGACGCCTGGAAGAGCGGGTTCGACGGCAAGGGCGTCAAGGTGGCCGTCCTCGACACCGGCGCCGACGAGAACCATCCCGACCTCGCCGGAAAGATCACCGACAGGCGCAACTTCACCGCCGACCCCTCGACCCAGGACGGCCACGGGCACGGCACCCACGTGGCGACCACCGTCGCGGGCCTCGGGACGGCCTCCCAGGGCCGCCGCAAGGGCGTGGCCCCCGGCGCCGAGCTGATCATCGGCAAGGTGCTGGACAGCGGCGGCTCGGGCCAGTTCTCCCAGATCATCGAGGGCATGGAGTGGGCCGCGGCGTCCGGCGCCGACGTGGTGAACCTGAGCCTCGGCGGCGAGGCGACCGACGGCACCGACCCCGCCAGCGCCGCCCTGAACGCGCTGACCGAGCAGACCGGCACCCTCTTCGTCGTCGCGGCCGGCAACGAGGGCCGGGAGTACGCCGTCGGCACCCCCGGCGCCGCGACCTCCGCGCTGACCGTCGGCGCGGTCGGCGCCGACGAGACGCTCGCCCCCTTCTCCAGCCGTGGCCCGCGTCTCGACGGAGGCGCCAAGCCGGACATCACCGCCCCGGGAGTGGCGATCGTGGCCGCGCGGGCCGAGGGCACCTCGATGGGCCAGCCCGCCGACGAGCGCTACACCGCCGCGTCCGGGACCTCGATGGCGACCCCGCACGTGGCCGGCGCCGCCGCGATCCTCAAGCAGCGGCACCCGGACTGGAAGGCCAAGCAGCTCAAGGACGCCCTGATCTCGACCGCCAGGACCGCGCGGGATCTGACCGTCTACGAGCAGGGCGGCGGCCGGGTGGACGTCGCGCGCGCCGTACGGCAGGACGTCACGGCCACCGGCGTGCTCGACCTGGGCACCCACCAGGACGGCGGCTCCACGGCCCCCTCCGGGACCGTCGCCTACACCAACTCCACCCAGGCGGCCGTCTCCCTGGCGCTGACCGCCACCCTGAGCAACCTGGACGGTGACGCCCCCGCGCAGGGCGCGCTCACCCTGGGGTCGGCGTCGATCACCGTCGACGCCGGCGCCACGGTCACGGTCCCGGTGAGCGCCGACCTGGCGAAGCTGGCCCACGGCCGGCACTCCGGCCATCTCACCGCGACCACCGCGGACGGCTCGGTCGCCCTGCAGACCACGCTGGCGCTGACCAGGAGCCCCCGCACCCACAAGGTGCGCATCAGCGCCGTCGGCAAGGACGGCAGGCCGGCGAGCGTGAGCACCGTCTTCATGTTCGGCCCCGGCACGCGGGACAACCTCCTCACCTACATCATGCCGTGGGAGGCCGAGGAGGGGAAAACCTTCGAGGTCCCCGAGGGCACCTACTACGCGCAGAGTCAGTTCGGCGAGGAACGGTCGGGCTCGCGCGTCATCGACATCAAGATCGACATCCCCGAGTTCCCGGTGACCGGCGACGCGGAGCTGGTGTTCGACGCGCGGAAGACGCGGCCGATCGTGATCAAGACGCCGCAGCCGGCGGTCCAGGAGGGCATCTCCACGTTCGCCAGCTACCGCGACACCGGCACCCGGAAGATCTCCTCGTCGTTCATGAACTTCCCCTCGGTCGACGAGCTGCACGTGGCCGAGACGCAGCCGGTCCGCCAGGGTGCCTTCGAGTTCACCTCGCGCTGGCAGTACGGCGCGCCGAGGCTGTCGTCACGGGTCAGCGGCCTCAAGGGGCCGCTGGACCTCTCCCCGACGGTGAGGTCACCGGAGTGGAACGGCAGGTACCGGTGGGAGCTCGTCGACGGTGGACACGGCACCCCCGAGGAGCTCGGCGCTCTCAAGCTGCGCGGCCGGGCGGTCGTCATGTCGAGCGCCTCGCAGGACGACCCCCAGTGGGACGAGATGATCGCCGCCGCCGCCGAGGCGGGCGCCGCGGCGGCCGTCGTCGTACCGGCCGCCGACGACAGCCCGTGGCAGTACTGGTCGCCGGTCATGGACAGGCAGGCGATCCCGGCCGCCGCGATCCCCTATGAGCAGGGGAAGAAGCTGCTGGAGCGGGTCCGCAAGGGCAAGGCCGTCCTCGACGTGACCGGGAACATGGCCATCCCCTACCTCTACGACATCTCGCAGGTCTCCAAGGGGCGGATCCCGGAGCAGATCGTCTACGAGGCCAACGCCTCCAACCTGGCCCGGGTGGACACCGGCTACCACGAGACCGGCGGCTTCGGCTGGGCCAAGGAGCAGCGGTTCGGCTGGCGGCCGTGGCAGGTCTTCTCCAACGAGGGACAGCGGTGGGTCCGCACGGGATCCGCGCGCGCCGAGTACGTCACCTCGGGCGACACCGAGTGGGAGCACGTGGCGCAGCACATGTTCACCTGGGAGTCGATGCGCCCGCTCACCCCCGGGCTCACCGGCGGGCTGCGCAGCTACGCCGCCGGTGAGAAGGTCGGCGAGCGATGGTTCGGCCCCGTCGTGCGGCCGGCGGTCCCGCCGGGCAGGCCGGAGTCCGTCCCGACCCGGACGGGGGACACCCTGAGGCTCGACATCCCCGAGTTCGTCGACGCCGCCGGCCACTACGGCTACGCGTTCAGCTCCGACGAGGAGGACACCGTCTCGGCCCGCTTCTACCGCGACGGCACGCTCGTCGAGGAGCCGCGACGGGCCGTGGGGAACTTCCCCGCCGTTCCCGGGAAGGCCACCTACCGGATGGAGCTGTCCACCAAGCGCTCGTCGGAGGAGTGGACGTACGCCACCGAGACCAGCACGGCGTGGACGTTCGGGTCCGCCCGCCCGAAGTCCGGCTCCGAACCGCTGCCGCTGCTCGGCGTCGACTACACCGTGCCCGCCGACCTCGACGGCCGGGTCCGCCGGACGCTGCCGGTCCCGCTGGACTTCAGCGTGCGGAGCACCGCGCCCGGCCTCGCCCTGCGGCAGGTCACGGCCGAGCTCTCCTATGACGACGGAAAGAGCTGGAAGCGCCTGGTGCTGCTGCCCCGCGGCAAGGACCGCTACTCCACCCTGGTCTCCCACCAGGCGGGCAGGGGACAGTACGTCTCGCTTCGGGTCACCGCGAACGACGCCGCCGGGAACGCGGTCGAGCAGACCGTGCTCCGCGCCTACGGCGTGAAGTAGAGGCCGGACTCTCCGGGGCCGGTACGGCGAGCCGTACCGGCCCCTCCCCCGGCCCGCAGGCGCGGTGTCGGAAACCCTCACACCTGAACGATCACAGTGGTGGCCGTCCGTCGTGGTCGTGGCCCTGTCCGCACGCTCTCGCCCCGTCTCACGATCCGCGACTGGAGTACGGAGAGAGCACCGCTAGCGCAGCAGCGGGAGCCTCCCCGTGAGGCGCTCCACGACCGCGCGCGGCCCCAGCAGGCTTACCGCGTAGTACGAGAGGTCCTCGCCGCCGGTGCGGGCGAGCTCGGCCAGATACTCGTCGTAGACGTTGGTCTGTTGCGCGATGGCCGCCATGTCGGTGACGACCAGTTCCGGTTCCCCGGCCGCGTCGTTCCTGACCCGGCGGACGGTCGCGGCGGGCGCGGCCAGCACGGTGCATCCGGTCCACGGCAGCCCGGCGTGCGCCCGGCCTGAGGCGTCGGTGCCGGCCGAACCCAGGATCGCCGGTACGGCCTCGCCCACGGAGGCGGCCAGGCAGGCGGCGGCGTTGGCCTGCAGGCCGCGGGGGAGGTCACGGTCGATCACGATCACCCACTTCACCGGAAGCTGCCGCGTGGGCAGGCCGGTCTGGCGTTCGAGGCTGTCGATCCAGTCGGCCAGCACAGTCATCTACAGTCCTTTCGCTGAATTTCCAAAAGGACAATTGCATTTTTGCCGCAGGTCATACAACTTCAGATCACTCTTTCCGAAGAAAGTTCGGAGATTTCTGCGAAGATGTGTCCGTGGACGAACTTGATACGGCCATCCTCGCCGAGCTGCAGCGTGACGGCCGCCAGACCAACCGCGAGCTCGCCGAGCGGATCGGCATCGCGCCCTCGACCTGCCTGGAACGGGTGCGATCGCTGCGGAGCAGGCGAGTGATCGAAGGCTTCCACGCCGAGGTCAATCTCGCCGCCATCGGCCGCCCGGTCCAGGCGCTCATCAACGTCCGGCTGCACCCGAAGATCCGCGAGGCGGTCGAGGGCTTCCGCGACTATGTCGCCGCGCTCCCCGAGACTCTCGCGGTCTTCGTGGTGTCCGGCGGCGACGACTTCATCATCCAGGTGGCCGTCCGCGACGCCGGCCACCTGCGCGACTTCGTCCTCGACCACGTCTCCCGGCATCGGAACATCGCCGACGTGCGCACCTCGCTGGTCTACGACCACATCCGCAAGACCTCCGTCGAGGTTCTGCCTCCGGAGCGGCCGAGCCCTCCCCGGACCCGTCGTGGATGAGAGCGGACGCGTGGGGGGCGCGTCACCGGCCATCGCGGACTCTCGCTCGGGTGATGGTGGCGACGACAGACGGCTCGTGTCCGTGGCCGCGTTCAGCTCGCCGGATGGTCTGTCGCGGGCTGTGCCTGCCGCGGGCTGAAGGCCAGTTCAGCCGTCTTCAGGTTCGCTTTAGCATGCACTCGTGAGAGTGAAGCTCCATGACCGACTCCCGAGTGCCGCTCGCGATCGCCGCGACCATCCTGGCGACCCTCACGGGCTGCGCCTCGTCCGGCGGGACCGAGGCGGCCGCGACGCCCTCCGCTGATCCCGCCAACCAGCAGCGCCAGGCCCAGACCCAGCTCGCCACCTGCATGAAGGGCAAGGGCTTCACCTATCACCCGATGGTGTCCATGCCGGAGCCGCCGGACGCGATCAAGCAGGAGATGTCCGGCGACTACGCCGGGATGAAGAAATATCGCAGTAAGTACGGCTTCGGGTTCGCCGCCTCCTTCGTCTACCCCAACGACGGGGTCGGCCGGATGGCCCGCCGGATGGGTGACGGGGACGGCGGCGACGACCCCAACGGCAAGGTGATCGCCGGGCTGTCGAAGCCGCAGCGGGAGGCGTATTTCGACGCGATGAGCGCCTGCCACCTCGAGATGATCAACAAGGCCACCGGCAAGAAGCACAAGTCGATGCAGGAAGCGGGCAAGGCCCAGAGCGAGATGATGGAGCAGATCATCAGCCGCGAGATCGACGGCGATCCCAAGCTGGTGGAGCTGGCGGGCGCGTTCGCCGACTGCCTCAAGGGCAAAGGCTACCGGGTCACCTCGCAGCGCCCTTCCGACATCGCGCGCAGCACCGAGAACTCGTTCATGACGGAGTTCGGCGAGCTCGCCAGGGAGCAGACCCCGACGGCGGACGAGGCGCGACCCCTGTTGCAGCGCGAGATCAAGGCAGCCCTGGACGACCTGGAGTGCGGCAAGGACTTCTACGCCGCCTACCGGCCCAAGCTGAACGAGGTCTACGAGCGTGCCCAGCTCCTGCCCGGCATGGGCATGGGCATGGCCGTCACGGTCAAGGGGTGACGTGCGCAGGTCCAGAGTGCTCGCCCTCGTGGTGGCAGGAGTGCTGGTGATCGCCGGGGCGGGGTGGGCGGTCGGCTCCCGGCTGCGTTCGCCGGCAGATGAGGCGTCCGCGCGCCGCCCGCCCAAGCCCTCCCTGGTCACGGCGCCGGTCGAGCTGCGCAGGCTCACCAGTACTGTCACGGTCAGCGGCACGCTCACGTACGGCTCGCCGCTGCCGGTCACGCTGGCCGGCACGGTGGGCGGGGCAGGTGGGAACGGCGGCGCGGGTGGCGCCGGCGGCACGCCGCAGCGCGTCACCACGGCGCCCAAACCCGGCCCGATCCGTGCGGGTCAGGTGCTGATGCAGGTCAACGGGCGGCCGGTGTTCGCCATGGAGGGGAAGAAGCCGATGTACCGGCCACTCGTGCCGGGCACCGAGGGCGACGACGTCAAGCAGTTCCAGCGCGCGTTGCGGGTGAAGGTGACCGGCGTCTTCGACGCGGCCACCGTGGCGGCGGTGAAGCGCTGGTACGCCAAGCGCGGCTACAAGGCGCAGGAACCCGACCTGGAGTCGCGCAAGACGCTGCAGCAGCTGCGCCAGGCCGTACAGACCGCCAAGGAGATCTTGGCCGCCGACCGCAAGGCCCTGGACGAGGGGGTGGACGTGCGGCCGCTCAGGATTCGCCTCGACAACGCCCGGCGTGACCTGCGATCCGCCGAAAAGGCGTTGGAGGAGGCGCCGGAGATCACGCCCGAACAGGAGACTCAGCTGGCCGCGTTGCGCCGTGCCGTCCGAGCTGCCGAGGAGCAGGTCCTCGCGGCCGAGCAGGCCCTGGCCGAGGCCGTGAGACCGGCCCCCACGCCGACCACCACCCCTCCCACCACGCCGGCGCCCACCCCCGCGCCCATGCCCAGTGCGGTGGACACGAGCCTGCTGGAGATGAAGCTGGCCAACACCCGGCAGGACCTCTACGAGGCCCAGCAGGCGGTCGCCGCCTACGAGGAGCAGATCCGCGTCGAGCGGGACAAGCGGCTGGAGGAGCTGCACAAGGGCGTGCGCACCGCGAAGGAGGCCGAGGCCACCGCCGCCCAGGCGCTCGGCCGGGCCAGGAAGGTCTCGCCGCTGCGGATGAAGGTCGCCCACAGCAAGGGCAACCTGGCCGACGCCCACACCATGCTGGCCGAGTTCCTCAAGACGTACGGGGTGAGCGTTCCGGCCGGTGAGATCGTCTTCCTGCCGACCCTGCCTGCCCGCATCGACAAGGCGGAGGTCAAGCCCGGCGACACCATCGAGGGCAAGGTCGCCACCGTGACCAGCTCCGCCTTCGCGGTCACCGGGTCGGTCGACGCCAAGGAGGCCAAGCTGCTGCGTCCTGGCCAGGAGGCGTCGATGGAGACCATGGACGGAACCCAGCTGCCCGCCACGCTGACCGCGACCGGTGAGGAGGCCCGCGTGAGCCCGGCGGAGGGTGAGGAAGGCGAGAAGGACGATGGGTCGGATACCGGCTCGGTGCCCGTCCTGCTCACGCCCGGCTCGGCCAAGGGGCTCAAATCGCTGGTCGGCTCGCCGATGACGGTGCGGATCTCGGTCGGCTCGACCGAGGGCGAGGTGCTGGCGGTGCCGGTGTCCGCCGTGGTCACCTCCGCCGACGGCCGGCCGCGGGTCAGGGTGGCGCTGGACGGCGACCGTACCCGCGAGGTCGAGGTTCGGACCGGGCTGACCGCCGACGGCGACGTGGAGGTCACGCCGGTACGCGCCGGCGAGCTCGAGGAGGGCGACCGGGTCGTGGTGAGCGATGTCTGAGCCCGTCATCGAGCTGGCCGGCGTGTGCCGTGACTTCCCCTCCGAGCCGCCGGTGCGCGCGCTGGCCGACGTGGAGCTGCGGGTCGATCCGGGCGACTACGTGGCCATCGTCGGGCCGTCCGGCTCCGGCAAGTCCACCCTGCTCAACATCCTCGGACTGCTGGACCGGCCGACCTCCGGCTCCTACCGCCTGGACGGCGTCGAGACCACGGCGCTGCGCGACGGCGCGCGGACCCGGCTGCGCGGTACCCGTATCGGTTTCGTCTTCCAGTCCTTCCACCTGCTGCCCCACCGGACGGTCGTGGAGAATGTGATGCTCGCCGAGGTGTACGGCCCGCACCCGCGCACCGGCCGGCGGGCCCGTGCCGAGCGGGCGCTGGCGCAGGTGGGCATGAGCCATCGCGTCGGCTTCGGCCCCGACCGGCTGTCGGGCGGCGAGCGCCAGCGCGTGGCCATCGCCCGCGCGCTGATGGCCAAGCCCGCCCTGCTGCTGTGCGATGAGCCGACCGGCAACCTCGACAGCCGCAACACCGAGGCCATCCTCGATCTGTTCGAGGGCCTGCGCGCCGAGGGCCTGACCATCCTGGTGATCACGCACGAGGACGAGGTGAGCGCCAGGGCCAAACGGCGGGTCCGGATCGCGGACGGGGCGCTCAGTGAAGCTCCTTGACCTGTGGGCAGAGTCCCTGGCCGGGATGCTCGCCCGTCCGATGCGCTCGGCCCTGACCACTCTCGGCACCGTCCTGGGCATCACCACGCTGGTGGTCACCCTGGGCATCGCGGCGACCGCGGGTAACCAGATCGTCGGTCGCTTCGACGAGCTGCTGGCCACCAGCATCACCGTCGAGGTGCCCCGAGGCGGCCACAACCCTCTGGTCACCTGGGGGGCGGCCAAAGAGCTGCGAGGCCTGCGCGGCGTGACGTCGGCGACGGCGCTGGCGCAGAGCGACGACAGCTCCAACCTCGTCGTGACCGCCAACAACCTGCTCGACCCGACCCGAGTGGCCGGGCAGACCCTCGCGGTCGTCGCGGCCACCCCCGACCTGCCGGAGACCACCCGTGGCCGGATGGTGGCCGGGCGGTTCTACGACGCCGGCCACGTGGCCCGCCACGACCGGGTGGTCGTGCTGGGCGAGCAGGCCGCCGAGATGCTCGGGATCACCAGCCTGGAGCACTCGCCGGCGGTGTTCATCAAGGACCGGGCCTATACGGTCATCGGCATTGTCGGCGGCCTGCGGCGCGAGCAGATCCTGTCCAGCGCGGTGCTCGTCCCGCCTGGCCTGGGTCCCGATTTCGGCCTGAAGGACGTCACCCGTGTCCTGGTCGCCACCCAGCTGGGCGCCGCCGAGCTCATCGCCCGCCAGGCGCCGCTCGCGCTCAGCCCCGACCGCAGCGGGGAACTGCAGGTGATCGCCCCGCCCAGTCCCAAGCGGGCGCGGGACGGCGCCCAGGACGACGTCAACGGCCTTTTTCTCGTCCTCGGCCTGGTCTCCCTGGTCGTCGGCGCGGTGGGCATCGCGAACGTCACCCTGGTCACGGTCATGGAGCGGGTCTCCGAGATCGGCCTGCGCCGCGCGCTGGGCGCAGCCCGCCGGCACATCGCCGCCCAGTTCCTGCTGGAGTCCAGCCTGATCGGGCTGACCGGCGGGGTGATCGGGGCCAGCCTGGGGATGGTGGCTGTGGTCGCGGTGGCGGCCGTGCGGCAGTGGACCCCGGTCCTCGACGTACGGCTGGCGCTGGTCGCGCCGGTGGCGGGTGCGCTGGTGGGGCTCCTGGCGGGCCTGTATCCGGCGCTGCGCGCGGCCCGCATGGAGCCGGTCGACGCGCTGCGATGACCGTTCGTGGAGTGGTGGCACAGAACAGCGGAACGACTGGTCGGCCGGTCCGCTTGAGTCCGAGAGCACGATCTTCGTCGGGTCATCGCTCCGCACCAGCTGATCATCGCCCGACCCCGGGGAACCCACCGGGGCCGGCCCGACCAGCAGACCTTCGGGTGCAAGTCCCGAACGGGCACCAACTGATCCCTGACTACCAGCGACCAAGGAGGTGAAGAGCAATGATCCTCACGCCCGAGGAATACGAGGAATACGTCGTGCAGGGCCGGGTCAGCGCCGGCGTGCATGCGCTTCAGATCAAGTTGATCGACCGCCTGTACACCGCCTCCGGCGAGCCGAAGCCTGACCATCAGGACGGCCTGGTCAAGGAGGTCTACACCGCTCTGGAGACCCTGCCTGCCGACACCCGCTACGACCCCATCGCGGCAGGGCGAGTCCGGGGCCGGCCCACCGGCCCGGTCACGCGGATCTCGTCCAAGACGGTGGTGAACCGCGGGCAGTCAGCGGCCTGCCCAGGCGTGAGCACGAAAACCAGCGGCAACCCCGCGCTATCGGCCACGGCATGGATCTTGCTGCTCAGTCCGCCTCGGGATCGGCCGAGCGCGGCCGCCTCCGCCCGAGCTTCACGGCGTCGCCGGATGGCGGCGCGATCGTCCGCCTGTGGCGCGTCGGCATCGGGCGGGGCCTGCGGCGCGTCACCCGCAGCACCGGCGGCTGCTCGGGAAGCGGAGCCCCCTTTTCCTCGGTCAGCGCCTGCTCCAACGCGTCCAGGGTTTCCCCGGCGACCGCCGGCCCGGCCGAGTCCTGATGCGCCCGCACGATCGTGGAGTCCACGCTGACCAGTTCCAGCCCGACCTGTCCTCGCGATGCGGCCTCGGCGATCAGCGCGTCCATCAGGCCCTGGAACACGCCGGCTTTGGCCCAGGAGTTGAACCGGGAGTAGACGGTGGACCAAGACCCGTAGCGTTTCGGGACGTCACGCCAGCTGGACCCGGTGCGAAACCACCACAAGATCCCGTTGAACTGGTCGCGCACCCGCCGTGGCAGCGGTCCGGTCGCCGCCAGCGGCAGCTGCGGCTCGATCAAAGCCCACTCGGCATCGGTCACATCAAAGCGCGCCACATCCGAGTTCTACCAATCACGGCAGCTAACCACCGATCCTCATCTAGATCCGAACTTCAAACAGCTTCTAGAGCCATCGTTCCCGGGCGGCGTGCCAGGCGAGCTGCATCCTGGTCTGCGCGCCGGCGAGCTCCATGATGTGCGACAGGCGGCGCTGCACGGTCCGCTGGCTGAGCCCGAGCTGGCTGGCGATCGACTTGTCCGGCACCCCGGCGACCAGCAGCGACAGCAGGTACAGGTCGTCGGAGTTCAGCGGGCAGGGATGGGTTCCCTCGGTGAGGACGCCGTCCTCGGCGATCCGCAGCGGCGTCGCCCGGTCCCAGTAGCTCTCGAACAGCGCGATCAGCACCTCCAGCAGCTCGCCGCCCCGTATCAGCGCGGCCGTCGGCTCCGACGTCCCGGCATGCCGTACCAGCGGCATCAGGCCGATCTCCCGGTCCACGACCATCAGCCGGACCGGCAGCCGGGGCAGGGCTCGGGCGCTCTCCCCCAGCTTGACGCCATAGGCCACGTTGGCCTGCATCCCCGGTTCCTCCAGCAGGTCGCGCTCGTAGATCACCCGGTAGACCACCCCGCGGCGCAGCGCGTCGAGCTCCGCGTCGTTCTCGGTCGCGTGCATCACGATCGCGCGTCCCCGGCAGAAGCAGAGGACCTCCTCGCGGGCGTTCTCCTGCAGGTGTTCGAGCTGCTCTCGCATCGCGATCCGGTTGGGGAGCACCTCGACGAGCCGGTCGGCGTCGCGGCGGCGGGCGTTGCCCCGGTGTTCCTCGGCCAGTTGCTCCACCTCGCGCCGCGCCCAGTCGAGCGACTGCTGCTGGCGCAGCAGCCGGGCGCCCAGCACGATGTCGGGGGCCACCGCGGTGAAACGCCGCTCCGCCGGGGCGGCCGGCTCCGGGACGGCCGGCCGGACCAGGCCTCTGGCCTCCATCGACCGCAGCGCCGCCTCGGCTGTCGCGACGTCGAGCCCCAGCTCGCCGACCAGGTCGGTGACGCCGGCCTCGGCTGCCGTGACCAGGAACCGGTAGACGCGTTCCTCCAGCGGATCCAGCCCGACCGTTTCCAACATGTCGCAATAATGCCATCCGAAACACGCATAACGGGCGCAACTTCACCGCACCCTGTCAAGGCCGCCATGGTGAGCGGAGGCACGGGGAACATCCCGCACCCGTTCGGGCGGCGGTCCGCCGCCGGCCGTCCCGGCCCGCCCGGCACCGCGGACCCGGCCCCGTCCTGGCGGCGAGGCCGGAGCAAGCGACATTTCCCAATATTTCTCTGATTGAGGAGAAATGATCGCGGCACCTCCGACATGAGTGGGTGCACACGACCCCATCACCGAGGAGGCCGCCGTGGGAACCGCCCATGGGTGACGACCGAAAAATCCTGTTCGAGAGGGTTTATCTCGATACTTATGGCCAGATCCTCGGCTACGCGATGCGCCGCTGCGACTCTCCGGAAGACGCGGCGGACGTGGTGGCCGAGACGTTCGAGATCGCGTGGCGGAAGGTCGACGACCTGCCGTCCGGCGAGCAGGCCAGGCTCTGGCTGTACGGCGTGGCCCGCAACGTCCTCGCCAACCATCGCCGGGGCCGGCTCCGCCGCCACACCCACCAGACGGCGCTGCGCGAGGACATCGCCGATCGCTATGCCCGGACGCCCTCGCCCGAAGAACACGTGGAACGCGGCGCGATAGGCCGCGTGTTCCGTGAGCTGTCCGACGACGATCGCGAGCTGCTGTCGCTCGTCGTCTGGGAGGGCCTGGACGCCGGGGAGATCGCACGCGTCCTGGGCGGCTCCCGCAACGCCGTACGCATCCGGCTGCACCGTGCCCGCAGGCGCTTCTCGCGCGGGCTGGCGGCGGAGGGCGTCGAATCCATTCCGATGAGCCGGGACGTGCGGCTCACGACGGGGAGGCCACTGTGAGGAACATCCATGAGCCGCTGGACCGGCTGGCCCGCGTCCACGACGGCGAACTGACCGATCAGGTGTCTGCCGCGGGGGCGCAGGCACTGCTCGCCTCGATCGTCGCCGGCCCTGGCGCGACCACCACCGCTGTCACCGCGCCGTCACCGTGGCGGCTGCGGATGCCGCGCCTGGTGGCCGGGGCGCTCGCGGCCGGCGCGCTCGTCATCGGTGTCATCGTCGGCCCCGGTGTGCTCGGAGACGAGAGCGCCACGAGCTACGCGAACTCCGCCATCGCCATCGAACTGGACGGCGACCAGTACGTGGCCCGCATCAAGGACCCGCTCGCCGACCACGCGAAGTACACCGAGGCGTTCCACGCGGTCGGCCTGGACATCGATCTCCGCCTGGTGCCCGCCTCGCCGACCGCAGTGGGGAAGTTCCTGAGCGTCAGGTGGAGCAAATCCTCCGGTGCCGGACCTGCCCGCTCCGCCTCGGGCGGCTCCCTCCCCAC comes from Streptosporangium roseum DSM 43021 and encodes:
- a CDS encoding RNA polymerase sigma factor, yielding MGDDRKILFERVYLDTYGQILGYAMRRCDSPEDAADVVAETFEIAWRKVDDLPSGEQARLWLYGVARNVLANHRRGRLRRHTHQTALREDIADRYARTPSPEEHVERGAIGRVFRELSDDDRELLSLVVWEGLDAGEIARVLGGSRNAVRIRLHRARRRFSRGLAAEGVESIPMSRDVRLTTGRPL
- a CDS encoding helix-turn-helix domain-containing protein, whose translation is MLETVGLDPLEERVYRFLVTAAEAGVTDLVGELGLDVATAEAALRSMEARGLVRPAVPEPAAPAERRFTAVAPDIVLGARLLRQQQSLDWARREVEQLAEEHRGNARRRDADRLVEVLPNRIAMREQLEHLQENAREEVLCFCRGRAIVMHATENDAELDALRRGVVYRVIYERDLLEEPGMQANVAYGVKLGESARALPRLPVRLMVVDREIGLMPLVRHAGTSEPTAALIRGGELLEVLIALFESYWDRATPLRIAEDGVLTEGTHPCPLNSDDLYLLSLLVAGVPDKSIASQLGLSQRTVQRRLSHIMELAGAQTRMQLAWHAARERWL
- a CDS encoding ABC transporter ATP-binding protein gives rise to the protein MSEPVIELAGVCRDFPSEPPVRALADVELRVDPGDYVAIVGPSGSGKSTLLNILGLLDRPTSGSYRLDGVETTALRDGARTRLRGTRIGFVFQSFHLLPHRTVVENVMLAEVYGPHPRTGRRARAERALAQVGMSHRVGFGPDRLSGGERQRVAIARALMAKPALLLCDEPTGNLDSRNTEAILDLFEGLRAEGLTILVITHEDEVSARAKRRVRIADGALSEAP
- a CDS encoding ABC transporter permease; the encoded protein is MKLLDLWAESLAGMLARPMRSALTTLGTVLGITTLVVTLGIAATAGNQIVGRFDELLATSITVEVPRGGHNPLVTWGAAKELRGLRGVTSATALAQSDDSSNLVVTANNLLDPTRVAGQTLAVVAATPDLPETTRGRMVAGRFYDAGHVARHDRVVVLGEQAAEMLGITSLEHSPAVFIKDRAYTVIGIVGGLRREQILSSAVLVPPGLGPDFGLKDVTRVLVATQLGAAELIARQAPLALSPDRSGELQVIAPPSPKRARDGAQDDVNGLFLVLGLVSLVVGAVGIANVTLVTVMERVSEIGLRRALGAARRHIAAQFLLESSLIGLTGGVIGASLGMVAVVAVAAVRQWTPVLDVRLALVAPVAGALVGLLAGLYPALRAARMEPVDALR
- a CDS encoding IS5 family transposase, producing the protein MARFDVTDAEWALIEPQLPLAATGPLPRRVRDQFNGILWWFRTGSSWRDVPKRYGSWSTVYSRFNSWAKAGVFQGLMDALIAEAASRGQVGLELVSVDSTIVRAHQDSAGPAVAGETLDALEQALTEEKGAPLPEQPPVLRVTRRRPRPMPTRHRRTIAPPSGDAVKLGRRRPRSADPEAD